A stretch of DNA from Gammaproteobacteria bacterium:
GCCAGCAGCGTGGCCGCTGCGTTGATTACACGAGCAAGCATCCACGGTGGTTATTTCCTACATTCACAGATTCCCCGTGGCGCATTCGTTCCTGGTTTTTTTCGTGGCGAATCGGGTATCGGATATCAACTGCTGCGTTTAGCTTCACCGATACCACTACCATCAATTTTATTATGGGAATAGAATAAATTTTGAAATATTTCTAGCTCACAGAATTTGTTCCTAAAATTTTAGATCTTAGGCGCAGTGAAATCAGGGCCAAATAATAAATTACGATAATCAGGACGTAATATCACATTGAAGTGATAGAGTAACTCACGGAAGCTGAATATTTCGGGTCCGAGGGCATTCCATCGCATGGTAGTGGATACCGCCGCAACTAATTCTTTCCGCGATTGATAGTTGCGGTATAGGTGTTCCAAAAACAGATATTCGGAAACAGTTGGGTTACCGTTAGCATCGTGTGGTATAGCAAGCCAATTGAGCGCCAGCGCGCGTTCTTTGCCATAATTAGATACGATCAAACTTACGATAAAACCAGCTACTTCATTTATAGGGTCAGCAACTGGATATTGACTGGATTCCCAAAATATGTTGAAGGCTTGTTCATTTGGAATCTCTCCATGAACAATTTGATTGGCGAGCGTGCCGAATTTCGTATCAATCGGCAATGGGTTACTCTGCAATGCAACCATAGATTTTATATCAATTCCTGCTAACCATATTCGTAATAAGCGTGGCAGCGACGCCACACGCAAAAATTCAGCCCAGTTTTTATTCAATCGATGCGCAAAGGAAAAGAAGGTTGATTCGAGATAATCAAAAAACCGATGATACTCTTCTTGTCCACCTAATGCCTGTACCAAAGCGGGTGGGTAATGAAACGTCGGATAGGTTAAATCGACCTTCGGTAAGCGGCCAGACGGCCCTACAGTTATTACGCAGGGATCAGAATGTAACTCCTTGATGTTCGCAATCGGAGGAAAAAGTCGAGTCGCCCTGGTCAATTGCGCGCAGTGATGCCACTGCTGTAAACCTGCGGCATCGTACTTGCGCAATGTGTTCGATATGGTCGTGGCATCGGCTATCGGCGTGCCGAGAAACATATCGAAACGTTGGTGGCTAGGATTTTGTGGATTACGCGCAATCTCGTGTTGGTGCATCGCGTAAGCCCATTCACACTGCGAACGTAATGCGTGAGTCGCTCGATACGGTACACGGCTGCGGGTTAGGTTAACGTCATCGAAAGAGAGGAAAGAATTCCAGCCTGGGGTAAAGCCGGAAGCGATCAATGTCTCGATCTCTTCTGAATTGAGTACTGGTACCGGCAGGAGATAGGCTGTCCATGCAATGGGTTGACTACCCCTGCGTACATTCTCACACTGCATTCGGTTTGCGATTGCGTGCAATAGGTTATTATTGCCGTCTGCGTTAATCTCGGAACAAACGAACCATATCCAGTGAATTCCACGATCCGCAATAAAACGCACATCTTCCATTACTATATCAAGGTTGCGTTTATTTACTTTACGACCCATCACTCGAGGCTCCACGCAAAAAAAGCAGGAGTGAGGACAACCACGAGCTATTTCGATTGCCGCCATAAGAGGGTAACTATTCGTTTTCCCTTCCGAGTGATGCTGATAAAATGCACGTAGCTCATTTATTAAGGTATCATCATATTCTGGCTCTGCCGATGGACCAAAGCATTGGCGTGAATTAAAGTGGTAAATACCGTTCTCTCGAAAAATCAGGTTGGCGATTCTATTGAGGCTTTTTCCAGAAAGCACCTGTTTGAACTGAGCGAAGAATGCATCTGGTTCGCCGACTATTCCGAAATCAGGTTTAATTCGATCTATGAGTAATTCAGCAAAGGTGGTAAAACCAAAACCACCGATTGCGATTGGAGCCGATGTCAACCCACGTAACATGTATACGATACGTTCGATTAGAGCCACCGGGAAATAGTTTATTCTTGATGGGACATGTTCAGAATTAATGCGAAATCGATAATCCGACTCCTGGAGAGTATCCAACTGTCGTAGATGAATACCGATCATTCGTGGTGTAGTGCGTTCAATTTCTAAACGTAAAACTATTTCGATTTGATCATCTGGAATATCGCATAATTCAATACGAGCAACTTGTACGCCATAACGTCGTGCGATTGCCGTAACCTGAACGAATGCATACGGAAATACAGGCTGGGATGCAAGATTGGAAATATTAATAAGCAGTAAATCGATTTGCGCGGACATTCAAATTTGTTTGGTCCTCTAAAAAATGCGTAAACAAGTCTTAATCACTGATTTTAGGAATTACGCACTTGAACTTGTCACTTTTAAATAAGTATAGATGGATTCTGCGACTACGGTCGCTAACGCGACCTCCGCGTAGAATGACAGAAAAAACTCAATCCTGTATAGAGTTACAAATTCAACTGCGTAACTCATAGATTTTTAGGATTCGACGGAGCATTTATGCGCAAAGTATTACTGATTCTTGGACAATTGAGCGATACCGATGTCTCGTGGCTTGCCCGGAATGGTCGGACTCAAAAATTCGCCGCAGGGATGGAATTAATTCGTCAGGGAACACGTATCGATACTATTTATATCATTCTCGAAGGCGTGATGTCAGTGACGATTGCTTCAGGAATCAAGCTAGCTGAAGTTGGCAGTGGAGATATTCTTGGCGAGATGTCATTGGTGGACTCCGCTCCCACGGTTGCTTCGGTACGTGTCGAGCAGGATTCAACGGTACTCGCCATCTCCAAGTCAGTCCTACAGCAAAAACTTACCGGAGATTTTGCATTCGCCTCCCGGTTTTATCGTGCCCTTGCGATGTTTCTCGCCGATCGTATGCGTAACACCATCCGTACCATGGGCTACAGCACTGAACAAGAGTTAGCGTCGGATCAGCCATCCCCGGATGAACTCGATCCCAATGTGCTCGATAATGTGTTTCTGGGTGGATCGCGGTTCGAACGTATGCTCAAACAACTCGCGGGTGGCTGATGTCTTGCTGTAACGCCGATGGTGGAAAACGTTTTGCCCATGCCTTTAGTCTTCCACTGCTTTGTTGCCTGTTTACGGCCCATGCGGGGTGGAATATCACACTTTTTGAAGCACTCGACCAGGCGTTGAAGTCCAATGTCGATATGTTGTTACACGAACAACAAATCATTGATGCCGAAGGACAGGTATTGCAGGCGCGCGGGCAGTTCGACCCCGCCATCGTCGCTGGAGTCAGTCGTACTCGCAATTTAAGGCCCCTACGCGCTGATGAGATCACTACCTTGCAGGTGCTCGGGGTGGCTTCCAACGCCAACCAGATTCATCAATTGACTACCTATCAAATCGGTACTAAAAAAGTTTTTTTGAACGGTGTTTCTGCCGAGATGACATTCAATGTTTCTTCCATCGGAGACAATCTTCAAAGCGCCAACGGGGTACCCAATCAACTTGCTGGTACTCTTGGTTTTACACTCAAAGTCCCCATGGGTCGCAACGCGGGACGTGAAACGACCGGGGCTGAATTCGATGCACGTCAGGCTGAATACGAAGCGGCACGCGCCGAGCTACAACAAAACCAGGCACGAACCATATTGGATACCACAACCGTTTATTGGGACTGGGTAGCAAGCGAAAAACGGCTCGCCATCGCGGTGACCACTGAACGTCGCCTGAGCGATTTAGTGAGTGAGATAAAACGGTTGATTGACACCGGACAGACGCCACGAGCGGATATTGAGATTGCGCTGGCGAGTCGTGCAGAAAAGGTTGCCTTGCGGCTAACGGCGGAGCAAGCGGTCGATGAGTCCCGTCGCAAACTCGCACGATTGATGGGCTTACCGGCGACGCGGGCGCGTGAACTGGTTCGACCTGCCAATGATTTTCCGTCTTATCACGAATTGCCCATCGATATAAATGCTGCTCATCTCATTGAGCAGGCGCTCGCCAGCAGTGCGGATTTGGATGCCGCTCGACAACGTGACCAAGCCGCTCGTTATCGTCTTACCGCCGCGCGTAATAACAGAAAGCCACGATTCGACCTTGATCTGAATGTTGGCTACACCGGTCTCGCCGAGAATGTCACGACCTTGCAAGCGGACCGTAGTTTAGAAAATCTGGCCGGACCTTCCATGGGCGTGACGCTAACCCTGGAATGGCCGTGGGAGAACAACACCATGCGTGGTGTCCACCTTTCTGCGGCGGCGAACCACGATGCCGCCGCGCTCCGCGAACGTGATTTGGGTCAAGCGATTGCCACCAATGTGCCAG
This window harbors:
- a CDS encoding conserved hypothetical protein (Evidence 4 : Unknown function but conserved in other organisms), which translates into the protein MSAQIDLLLINISNLASQPVFPYAFVQVTAIARRYGVQVARIELCDIPDDQIEIVLRLEIERTTPRMIGIHLRQLDTLQESDYRFRINSEHVPSRINYFPVALIERIVYMLRGLTSAPIAIGGFGFTTFAELLIDRIKPDFGIVGEPDAFFAQFKQVLSGKSLNRIANLIFRENGIYHFNSRQCFGPSAEPEYDDTLINELRAFYQHHSEGKTNSYPLMAAIEIARGCPHSCFFCVEPRVMGRKVNKRNLDIVMEDVRFIADRGIHWIWFVCSEINADGNNNLLHAIANRMQCENVRRGSQPIAWTAYLLPVPVLNSEEIETLIASGFTPGWNSFLSFDDVNLTRSRVPYRATHALRSQCEWAYAMHQHEIARNPQNPSHQRFDMFLGTPIADATTISNTLRKYDAAGLQQWHHCAQLTRATRLFPPIANIKELHSDPCVITVGPSGRLPKVDLTYPTFHYPPALVQALGGQEEYHRFFDYLESTFFSFAHRLNKNWAEFLRVASLPRLLRIWLAGIDIKSMVALQSNPLPIDTKFGTLANQIVHGEIPNEQAFNIFWESSQYPVADPINEVAGFIVSLIVSNYGKERALALNWLAIPHDANGNPTVSEYLFLEHLYRNYQSRKELVAAVSTTMRWNALGPEIFSFRELLYHFNVILRPDYRNLLFGPDFTAPKI
- a CDS encoding Cyclic nucleotide-binding protein, with the translated sequence MRKVLLILGQLSDTDVSWLARNGRTQKFAAGMELIRQGTRIDTIYIILEGVMSVTIASGIKLAEVGSGDILGEMSLVDSAPTVASVRVEQDSTVLAISKSVLQQKLTGDFAFASRFYRALAMFLADRMRNTIRTMGYSTEQELASDQPSPDELDPNVLDNVFLGGSRFERMLKQLAGG
- a CDS encoding conserved exported hypothetical protein (Evidence 4 : Unknown function but conserved in other organisms), with translation MSCCNADGGKRFAHAFSLPLLCCLFTAHAGWNITLFEALDQALKSNVDMLLHEQQIIDAEGQVLQARGQFDPAIVAGVSRTRNLRPLRADEITTLQVLGVASNANQIHQLTTYQIGTKKVFLNGVSAEMTFNVSSIGDNLQSANGVPNQLAGTLGFTLKVPMGRNAGRETTGAEFDARQAEYEAARAELQQNQARTILDTTTVYWDWVASEKRLAIAVTTERRLSDLVSEIKRLIDTGQTPRADIEIALASRAEKVALRLTAEQAVDESRRKLARLMGLPATRARELVRPANDFPSYHELPIDINAAHLIEQALASSADLDAARQRDQAARYRLTAARNNRKPRFDLDLNVGYTGLAENVTTLQADRSLENLAGPSMGVTLTLEWPWENNTMRGVHLSAAANHDAAALRERDLGQAIATNVPVMLDALRRASAQLLEGIEAVKRYEITLKNEQTKRRLGSATVIDVINVEDRLNNSLLTDVALRQRYATAIVELRFQLGRLVQRQGDKYQISVGALLGGNALE